The following are from one region of the Corynebacterium hindlerae genome:
- a CDS encoding GNAT family N-acetyltransferase, with protein sequence MTEVRHEKDTNRYVIEVDGEVAGYAAYTLDGETRVFDHTVVKDKFQGQGLSQPLIKAALDDTRTANIPYTATCSAVVRFIEKNPEYALGPPERA encoded by the coding sequence AAGACACTAACCGCTACGTTATCGAGGTCGATGGTGAGGTCGCTGGCTACGCTGCGTACACGCTGGACGGCGAAACACGCGTCTTTGACCACACTGTTGTTAAAGATAAGTTCCAAGGGCAAGGCCTGTCGCAGCCACTGATCAAGGCTGCCCTAGACGACACGAGGACCGCGAACATTCCTTATACGGCTACCTGCTCAGCTGTCGTGCGATTCATTGAAAAGAACCCCGAATACGCGTTAGGCCCGCCGGAGCGGGCCTGA